A genomic region of Methanofollis fontis contains the following coding sequences:
- a CDS encoding Coenzyme F420 hydrogenase/dehydrogenase, beta subunit C-terminal domain gives MADKSYKDLKSEVWDMGLCARCGACIAVCPADALSFSPGSPDHPSSSGYCKMENDGVLCGACYRVCPRVEGGEVSSPLLGEYLSAIAAQATFSIPGKQSGGAVTAILAYALDAGLIDAVVTVSEDRWTKKPSSAVITDREVLVAQAGSRYNWWVPMLAALKEAVVVRKYRRVAVVAVPCAADAVARMRASDFDLLAPYRKAVRLLIGLFCTESFDYEKLVEGKLRGELGIDPWEIARLDVKGKLEVTAADGEITDIPLRDLEGCIPAGCLRCTDFAAVTADISAGAIGSPVGYTTLLIRTPVGRGFVEGALSSGLLATGGEVDLSKVEALAQKKAERSG, from the coding sequence ATGGCAGATAAAAGTTACAAGGATCTGAAATCCGAGGTCTGGGATATGGGGCTCTGCGCCCGTTGCGGGGCGTGCATTGCGGTCTGCCCGGCCGACGCCCTCTCCTTTTCTCCGGGGTCGCCGGACCACCCGTCGTCCTCGGGCTACTGCAAGATGGAGAACGATGGTGTTCTGTGCGGCGCCTGCTACCGGGTCTGCCCGCGCGTGGAGGGTGGCGAGGTGTCGTCGCCGCTCCTTGGTGAGTATCTCTCGGCGATTGCCGCACAGGCGACCTTTTCCATTCCCGGAAAACAGAGCGGCGGCGCCGTGACGGCCATCCTGGCATATGCTCTCGACGCCGGACTCATCGACGCCGTGGTCACGGTCTCTGAAGATCGCTGGACAAAGAAACCGTCTTCAGCGGTGATCACGGATCGCGAGGTCCTCGTGGCGCAGGCCGGAAGCCGCTACAACTGGTGGGTGCCGATGCTCGCCGCCCTGAAAGAGGCGGTTGTCGTCAGGAAGTACCGGCGTGTCGCCGTCGTCGCCGTGCCCTGTGCTGCAGATGCGGTCGCCCGGATGCGGGCGAGCGATTTCGACCTTCTCGCCCCGTACAGAAAGGCGGTCCGCCTTCTTATCGGGCTATTCTGCACGGAGAGTTTTGATTATGAGAAACTGGTGGAGGGTAAGCTCCGGGGCGAACTCGGGATCGATCCCTGGGAGATCGCCCGTCTCGACGTGAAGGGAAAACTGGAGGTGACAGCGGCCGACGGGGAGATCACCGACATTCCGCTCAGGGATCTTGAGGGGTGCATCCCTGCCGGGTGCCTGCGGTGCACGGACTTTGCGGCGGTGACTGCCGACATATCGGCAGGCGCCATCGGCAGTCCGGTGGGATATACGACGCTGCTCATCCGCACGCCTGTGGGCAGGGGCTTTGTCGAGGGCGCCCTTTCCTCCGGTCTGCTGGCGACGGGCGGAGAGGTTGACCTTTCAAAGGTCGAGGCGCTTGCACAAAAAAAGGCTGAACGATCCGGATAA
- a CDS encoding GltB/FmdC/FwdC-like GXGXG domain-containing protein, whose amino-acid sequence MVLRIDATGLHYTPLNRQVRAAVRDGETEIVIDNVLGQRFIADGLCGEVRITVNGVPGGDLGMFMRGPTVIVNGNADHAPGNTMDGGTIIIHGSAGDAVAHSMRGGRVFVRDDIGYRGGIHMKEYEEKRPCLVVGGSARSYLGEYMAGGIVLLLRLGDTGPFVERGIASGIHGGEVYIRGEVDPGCLAIGAKVLPLDEERRARIRPLIEEFCRYFGEDPAPLIAADYTRIGPASARPFAGKYVWE is encoded by the coding sequence ATGGTTCTACGGATAGATGCAACCGGTCTCCACTACACGCCCCTGAACCGGCAGGTCAGGGCGGCGGTCCGGGACGGGGAGACGGAGATCGTCATCGACAATGTTCTTGGTCAGCGTTTCATCGCCGACGGGCTCTGCGGTGAGGTGAGGATCACGGTCAACGGCGTGCCGGGCGGCGACCTCGGGATGTTCATGCGCGGCCCGACGGTGATTGTCAACGGCAATGCCGATCATGCGCCGGGCAATACGATGGACGGCGGCACGATCATCATCCATGGCAGCGCCGGCGATGCCGTCGCCCACTCGATGCGCGGTGGGCGGGTCTTTGTCAGGGACGACATCGGCTACCGCGGCGGCATCCACATGAAAGAATACGAGGAGAAACGCCCCTGTCTTGTCGTCGGCGGGAGTGCTCGCTCATATCTTGGCGAGTACATGGCCGGTGGCATCGTCCTCCTGCTCCGACTGGGCGACACGGGGCCGTTTGTCGAGCGGGGGATCGCAAGCGGGATCCATGGCGGCGAGGTCTATATCAGGGGCGAGGTCGATCCCGGTTGTCTCGCCATCGGGGCGAAGGTGCTGCCCCTTGACGAGGAGCGCCGGGCGCGGATTCGTCCCCTGATCGAGGAGTTCTGTCGGTATTTCGGTGAAGATCCGGCCCCGCTGATCGCGGCCGACTACACGCGGATCGGTCCGGCGAGCGCCAGACCGTTCGCCGGAAAATATGTCTGGGAGTGA
- a CDS encoding glutamate synthase-related protein, translating to MAVGSVPLRYRITIDRDRCMECGRCVENCPYGTFRWEGDRIVVDSRNCTACHRCIAMCPRDAISLAEYPCDYRSHPLWTRDAREAIYNQARSGKIILAGMGNVQPLPPIFDSLLLDACQVTNPSIDPLREPMELRTYIGKKPSKLEFSRTPDGDVDLRTELTPNLMLETPIMIGHMSYGAISLNAQLALAKGAHGAGTFLGTGEGGMHPAIFPYQDNMIVQVASGRFGVDVDYLNRGAAIEIKIGQGAKPGIGGHLPGEKVCADVSCTRMIPMGSDAISPAPHHDIYSIEDLAQLVRSLKEATEWKKPVFVKIAAVHNVAAIAAGIARSSADAVVVDGFRGGTGAAPKVFRDHVGIPIEAAISAVDQKLRNQGVRNEISVVASGGIRNAADVTKAIALGADAVYIGTAALVAMGCRVCGNCYRGLCPWGIATQRPDLVARLDPEKEGEHVANLIHAWTMEVSELMGAAGINAIESLRGNRDRLRGYLLDEGMLKVLDVKPVGA from the coding sequence ATGGCTGTTGGAAGTGTGCCCCTCCGCTACCGGATCACGATCGACCGTGACCGGTGCATGGAGTGTGGGCGGTGCGTGGAGAACTGCCCGTACGGGACGTTCCGGTGGGAAGGGGATAGAATCGTCGTCGATTCTCGCAACTGTACGGCCTGCCACCGCTGCATCGCCATGTGTCCGCGTGACGCCATCTCTCTTGCCGAGTATCCCTGCGATTACCGTTCGCATCCCCTCTGGACCCGTGATGCGCGTGAGGCGATCTACAACCAGGCACGCAGTGGCAAGATTATTCTTGCCGGTATGGGGAATGTGCAACCCCTGCCGCCGATATTTGATTCCCTCCTGCTTGACGCCTGTCAGGTCACCAACCCCTCGATCGATCCCCTGCGCGAGCCGATGGAGCTGCGGACCTACATCGGGAAAAAACCCTCGAAACTGGAGTTTTCCCGAACGCCTGATGGAGATGTGGACCTGCGGACCGAGCTCACCCCGAACCTCATGCTGGAGACTCCCATCATGATCGGGCACATGAGTTATGGGGCGATTTCGCTGAACGCCCAGCTGGCGCTTGCAAAGGGGGCGCATGGGGCAGGGACGTTCCTGGGCACCGGGGAGGGCGGGATGCACCCGGCAATCTTCCCGTATCAGGACAACATGATCGTGCAGGTGGCCTCTGGTCGTTTTGGGGTGGACGTCGATTATCTGAACCGCGGCGCGGCCATCGAGATCAAGATCGGGCAGGGGGCAAAACCCGGCATCGGGGGCCATCTCCCGGGCGAAAAGGTCTGTGCCGACGTCTCCTGTACTCGCATGATCCCGATGGGCAGCGACGCCATCAGCCCGGCGCCGCACCACGACATCTACTCGATCGAGGACCTCGCCCAGCTCGTCCGCTCTCTCAAGGAGGCGACAGAATGGAAAAAGCCGGTGTTCGTGAAGATCGCCGCTGTCCATAATGTCGCCGCCATTGCCGCCGGCATCGCGCGTTCGAGTGCCGACGCCGTCGTCGTGGACGGTTTCAGGGGCGGCACCGGCGCCGCCCCGAAGGTCTTCCGTGATCATGTGGGCATTCCGATCGAGGCGGCGATCTCTGCAGTGGACCAGAAACTCCGGAACCAGGGGGTCAGGAACGAGATCTCGGTCGTCGCCTCGGGTGGTATCAGAAATGCCGCCGATGTCACCAAGGCGATCGCACTCGGGGCAGATGCCGTCTATATCGGGACGGCGGCGCTGGTGGCGATGGGTTGCCGGGTCTGCGGCAACTGCTACCGCGGCCTCTGTCCCTGGGGCATCGCCACCCAGCGCCCTGACCTTGTCGCCCGCCTCGATCCCGAGAAGGAGGGTGAGCATGTCGCAAACCTCATCCATGCATGGACGATGGAGGTCTCCGAGCTGATGGGGGCGGCCGGAATCAATGCGATCGAGAGTCTGCGGGGCAACCGCGACCGACTGCGCGGCTACCTCCTCGACGAGGGGATGCTGAAGGTGCTGGACGTCAAACCGGTGGGGGCCTGA
- a CDS encoding class II glutamine amidotransferase encodes MCGIISVVDRAGNRMDGSKIKKALSLMDERGSGEGAGYAAYGVYPEFADCYALHVFFDNIVETKSFVDDLLKIWGTIEHDEEIPTFEGPNLKKVHTPWRYFFRPDASLMSGTPSPEEDIVTYLVMKVNTSIPGALVYSSGKNIGVFKAAGWPEDVADFYRIQDYEGYIWLAHNRYPTNTKGWWGGAHPFNLLDWSVIHNGEITSYGTNRRYIESFGYRCTMFTDTEVVAYLVDLLARKHGLDEEMAVRALAPPFWDDIDAMPRKEKEMNLAIRLAYGSAMMNGPFAIVVANSEGICGFSDRIKLRPLIAAEKGDRLYISSEEAAIRCMEPELDRVWMPRAGEPVIGRVR; translated from the coding sequence ATGTGTGGAATTATCAGCGTCGTCGACCGGGCCGGCAACCGGATGGATGGCTCAAAGATCAAGAAGGCGTTATCCCTGATGGACGAACGCGGCAGTGGTGAAGGTGCCGGCTACGCTGCCTATGGGGTCTACCCCGAGTTTGCGGATTGTTACGCGCTCCATGTTTTTTTTGACAATATCGTCGAGACCAAGTCTTTCGTGGACGATCTGTTGAAAATCTGGGGTACAATCGAGCATGACGAGGAGATCCCGACCTTCGAGGGGCCGAACCTGAAGAAGGTCCATACTCCGTGGCGATACTTCTTCAGGCCTGATGCCTCCCTGATGAGCGGCACCCCCTCGCCGGAGGAGGATATCGTCACCTATCTGGTGATGAAGGTGAACACCTCCATTCCTGGTGCTCTGGTCTATTCGTCAGGCAAGAACATCGGGGTCTTCAAGGCTGCCGGGTGGCCCGAGGACGTGGCGGATTTCTATCGCATTCAGGATTATGAGGGCTATATCTGGCTCGCCCACAATCGCTATCCGACGAATACGAAGGGCTGGTGGGGCGGGGCGCACCCCTTCAACCTGCTGGACTGGAGTGTGATCCATAATGGCGAGATCACCAGTTACGGCACGAACCGCCGCTATATCGAGAGTTTTGGCTACCGGTGCACGATGTTCACGGATACCGAGGTTGTCGCATATCTGGTGGATCTGCTTGCCCGCAAACATGGCCTCGATGAGGAAATGGCTGTCCGGGCACTTGCACCGCCGTTCTGGGATGACATCGATGCGATGCCCCGGAAGGAGAAAGAAATGAACCTGGCAATCCGTCTCGCCTATGGATCGGCGATGATGAACGGCCCGTTTGCAATTGTGGTGGCAAACAGCGAGGGGATCTGCGGCTTTTCCGACCGCATCAAGCTCCGCCCGCTTATCGCCGCTGAAAAGGGGGATCGCCTCTATATCTCATCGGAGGAAGCAGCGATACGCTGCATGGAGCCTGAACTCGACCGTGTCTGGATGCCGCGGGCCGGAGAACCGGTGATCGGGAGGGTGCGCTAA